The sequence GGAATCCACCAATGGTCCGACCAGCTGTGACCTCTCGTGGTCACCATCTTCAAGGAGTGAGGGGCTTGCTCCGAGAAAGTCGTAGCCTTTGagcctttattaaatattacccCCTGTCTGTGGAGGGGGGTCGGTCTTTCGAATCCCTCTCCCCCCCGTAAAGGCGTTTGCGAGAACGGCAGGGGTTAATTTCTACCGCGTTTCACCAGCTTCCCCGCGCTTTCTAATTGAGATTAAAGAAGCTCTCGGCTAATTAGCTCTAAGAAATTACCTTATAATTTAAACGCTTAGGTAAATGTTTTTCTTGCACGGctgagcagtggaaacgtgcaTGCGCGACGCAGACTCCGGGGCTGGcctaaaaaaaagcctttttagATACCCCTGGAAAATATGTATTGCCCCTGAAACGTGCACTTACAGCCATGCAACTGCCccatatattaaccctttttatcTATAGGCCGGCTTAATATGGCCTTAACGAGAACTAGGGGCTTTGACTCAATATAAGGAGGATTACGTTACCGGGAGGgcggtggataagtggaacagtctcccagctgaggtggtagagggtaatacagtattaagacgaggccaacgactggttaaggtttgagtcgttacagcaggagagacggggAGACGAGATGTGAAACAGAAACGCGCTGTAATACTCTCCCTGGCCACTAGGTGGCAGGACAGCCCTGTTTAGTGATTCTATCAGACTTGCTGCAGTGTTCCGCTCCCTTATTACGCATCAGCGAGACCTGTGtgctttaatgtatatatatatatatagatatatagatagatatctaaTGTACGGGAAATGACAGGCCCTTCGTGACATCAAAGGGCCATGTGGGGAAACATATGGTGAAGAGACGGGCCTCTAATGACATCCTCAATGCCCCCTGAATGAATTGCCCTGCTCGGGGTCAGTTATAGGAATGTCTGACACCCAGAAGATTGATGACCGGACGGTCTATGCAACCCAGATgctctctagactgtaagctcttttgatgCACTACTTGTCATGCCctacgttgtacagcgctacgaaATATGCTAGCGCTATAGAAATCacggaataataataatctacccACCTGGCGATGAATCTGATGGCTAATTAACCCATCGGCATTGTGCGTCACCGAGCTAGATGTGGCCCCTGGGCCATGGATTTGGACAGCCCTACcttaactcctccccctcctcgaTCCACGTTAATTATCCTTTGCTATTTTCCACCAAAGCTCCTCCCTAGGCGCTGGAATTGGTAGTCGAAGGGTTAAGTGAACCGGGTTGCGCTGTATCAAGAGgggcttattaaccccttcacggctGGCGGAGGAGCCGGGCGCCGTGATTTATGAGCCCGGACAGGCTCTGCTTTGCCTGACGTGCACGGCGGTGTGAAGTGACACCGCCATGGCTTCAGCCGAGAAGATTGTGACAACGTGTTGACAGGGACATCTTCGCCGGATCCCGACCAAAGCTCGGCAAAGCAGCGAGGTGTCATCTGTACAATGCCTGTCCTACCGGGGGCGGCCTCTGTGGTCACCTCGACCGGTAAATAAAGTCAGAATCCCTTTTGCGGCTCGGTGGAACTGCGTATCTGGGCTAAGATTCATCCATACGGTGCCAACCGGTGTCCTACGCACCTCATGGCTCGGGGCAGAACCTGGTCACAAGGGGGTACAACAACAAGAGACCCCTCGATAATACAGCATACATTGATATCACTGATATCGGTTGTCGGACTACAACTCTAATCACCCCAGCCAGCAAGGAGGCTGCCCTACTATGTAATCTGAAGAAGACCTTTCCCCTATTTTTTCATTATCCCGAAAGCTCTCGAGGTGAAGACCCTTGAATGTTGCCCCTAAATATACTCCAGGGCCGAGCCTCCCCCGGATTATTTACTGCTCTATCTGGGTATAGAGGGCCCAGGCTATCTGTATAAGGGTCTATAGTGTGGACCCTGTTCTGATGCTGAAGGAAGGGGTCAACCCAATGCCACCGAAGACCTCAGGGGTCACCAAAGTCTCCTCCGATCTGCTCCTGACCTCCATTTCTGGTGGCCTCTTCTCTCAGTTGTCTCCTTGTCTCTGTGTCCACACAACTCACGCCTAATCTCCCAGCGTGGATCGTGGTGGTCACCAACCTCAGATTATGATGGCCCCTGCCTGGTGCTTCTACCAGAACATTTACCAAAGCCTCCAAGGTACCCGCCTCCCAAACCAGCGTCAGCAGAATGCTCTCACTTGGACACCCAACCCGACCAGACTctcaccttaatcagtcgttgatcttatcttagattcaggagccgtatgtctatcccatgcatgtttacatcccctcactatattaccctctaccacttctgctgggaggctcttccacctACCTACCACAGAACTCTCTGTACAATATAATATTGGTAGCATGCAGCAGTTTTGTGGCTGGatagggcatttttttttttttaggaataaaGCCGTAAGCATCCACCCCAAGAACAAAAAATGTTCAATAAACTGATAcagccccacccccaccccaagaCGAATGTACGAGTGGAAATTAAATTGTGAAATTGGTGAAATATTTCAGATcgggtctttttttttattatgattctCTTGTAAAACAAAAGATTTAGCTGCGGATAAAGGTACAATTTTCTGGAGCCTGAATTTGTCTCAAAGTGCTCCCGATAAGATCGCTTTATACAAAGACGAAAGCAGACAATTGATGCTTGCGCGGTTGCAATTTATAAGGGGCTTCAACGCAGCTTGGGGATAACAAGAGAGATAAGTGGCTTTTGCTCAACCGAACGCATCATCGGCCTTTATCtctctaaatatatttatctgcGACACCAACTGTGTAATACCtcaggtgtttttttattgttaaaatcattattttcaaGGGGATTctagaaatacagaaaaaaccCCGTTTTATATAAAACCGCgcaagcaaaaaaatattctagttTATTAAAGAccgaaaagactacattttcgccctaattttatttttaaaacatttttataacgtATATAAAAGCAATAGTTTAGTAGACTCGAATGGTGCGTCTCTGAGGGGTATACTGAGGACTCCTAGTGGCAGATAAGCTAACTGCAGCAACTtgatacaaagtaacaaaaacacATCTTATATCATGCTAATGTGCTCATCCTCGGTGATTTTACATCATGAAAGGTAAAATTGCTCTTATATTTTTGAATCGCAGATATATACGAGAGGTCTTGAGTTATCCGACTTCGCGATTTCGCTGTCAAACTGCTTTCTTCGCTCTGATGTGAACATGACAGCAATTTATTcgaaaagggtttttttaaaaaaaaagaagaaaaaaatcctgacaaaccaatgcattaaaaaaaaaatacaattggcggaataataataataaaaaaaaaaacaattaaaccgATCAGAAGGAACGTGTATAATTGTATCCCATTTAGGTGTCTTTTTCCCCCCCCAGGTTTCTGTAGGCGTTCATTGATTTCTTTTGTTAGAATTAATTCTTAGGATTTTTATTTGACATTAAAGATTCGTGACACATTTGTCGGTTTATCTTTAAATCATCTTggagatgaaaaaaataattacacatccGACAGTTTAAAAGATTCAGAGAGGAATTCATTTGCCTGAATCTGAAgaggtttttggttttttttttttatagaaaaatatataattatgtaaaatatttgttgtatttttccatcttttttaaAGGCGAGATCTGAATGTCTCTGAATTCACTTCAACAGGTCTAAATATATGggtccgtatatatatatatcatataataataaaaataataattgtagtaATAAAATCAATTGAATAATTTAacacatttcataaaatattattattgtaaattgtaatatttttttgtaagattcactattattactattattagtattttttattattattttatacctgGCCATTCTTCTTTCTGcattattgaatattttttatgtatatctgtTTGTTCTTCAGTATTCACtgtgtataatgaaatcataataattaataataaaataataagataaataataattatccctttaaccttttttattattatgaaaaatatataaatattgtatatttttggggGATATATTGTATGTTTGCTGAGCTGTAACTGCTGTTGAATATTTaacatttgaaaacatttataccatttatatataatatatataacattttattaatttcgtttttatatctatattattattattattattattaatgcataAGCCTGAGAGAGACTTATTATCACACCTGGGTTACTGATGTCACAACAGGTAACACACATTGGTGATAATATTAGTACactattaacacacatatatatatatatttatttatcacaaaTGATTAGCATgagttaataattaattaatattataattctgCTAACACTCCAAGTATCTCAGAAATGTCACAATGTATCAGAAGATAAGCAATAATtctataaaaacaacaaaatttaaaaaaaaatctgtattatgGGGTCCTTATTGGACCAAAAAATCCGTATTACAGGATTAATTGAAGAATattatttgaatttttaataaaataaatacaattattttcatcACCATCCAGGGAAGGAAATTGTCTTTCATTAAGTTttaactggtaaaaaaaaatgtatcccaTTTTTATGTCTCAataacccccccaaataaatacagagatttgttttttttaaaaaatgggtaTTTTTAGGAATTTACAGTTTCCTAATAAAATAGAATTCACTGACTAatattacccttttttttttccataggtGAGTTCCACTCTAGAATATTGTTATTAACCCTTCCTTGGCCAGGGTGTGAGCTGGTTTCTGtgtgtctttctttttttatttttttttgccgaaaattaaaatattacattcaaaaaaataaatgagaaggtaattaaccctttcatgtgccctgaaaaaatatgaaatgcataCCTCTAGTAAACCAATACCATGAGAGCTGGCTGGGGAGTCAGGGGCAGGAGGTGTGGGTGAGATTTTAATCCACATACAAGATCCCTGCCTCTCCTGTCACTAAACTCaggataaaaatgcaaaaaaaaccggaaaaaagacacaaaatcaCTGATTCCATTATATCTCTGTGAACCGAatcttatatatgtatttatattatatagaacacattttTCTCTATAAATACATATCTGCAGTATGAATAATTAACTGAACTTCCTAAACATCAAAGGGAAAGGCACCTCGCCTTATAACCGGGggaaattcttttatttttgtctaaaaCTGGGCATTTTTACCCCAAAAACCCAAGTAGAAGATGTGAAATCCAGGCTAATTCCAAAGATTTCAGGGCTGCcttagtaatattttatttaaatcttttATTGAATGTTAGTGAATGTATTattaagaatgaatgaatacaaTTCCTGCACACTATCCGTGCAAATTATTCAAgactaatgtttttttgtttttttaaaaaaaacttgtgaaaattaataataatcacaggAAAATCGAATTTTACTGCATTTTCCCCCAAAACCCTACCTCCCCtgctttgtattttttcctaaaatcagttcattttaagtatataaaaataaaattcaatattCCCCGAAAAATACATTTCGATTTTTAAAAGCAGCTGTTATACCGACCCCCCCTccattttttataacttttatatagaaaataatgtgTGTTATAAAATCGTGGGTGAGattaattgcccccccccaaaaaaaatgttttcaaataaaaaacaaatacaaattggCACAAATTGttcattcatatattttatatttaagtgGAAATATACAGATTTTTATCTAGTTTTTTTTCGGTATTAAAAAATGGGTTTCCGTTTAAACCGACacaaatgcgttttttttttcctttttttgtaacagaatccaaataagggttaaatccagtttaaaatacatttaaaacggattaaaatcaaatatttttaattctgaaagcaaatacactgtGTGAATTTTGGTACAAGATGCAGAATTCCCAAGCGaacataccaaaaaaaaaaaaaaacaatatttatcccaaaaacaaaataaggcaaaagagggattttttttagcaataaaatattttttcgattttttttccccccagaatacatacaaaaaataccaAGTTTTTctctgtgtgattttttttttttaaaatgaaaaataattgaattttgAAATTAGAACGCCGGCTCTTTACGTAAGAAACATGCAttgtttgtaattattatttttttggggaggaaaaagattGTTACTCCCAATGAGAAGTTAAATTAGATACATTACAAtaagaagtctttttttttttaagtaacattaaaatgaaaattgtcCCCAGATTaggatttataatttttttttattaccagaaattcacttttttttttaatgagatgtCCTGCTTGGAGCTAACAGAAATAAATTAGAGTGTCCGTGGATCCAGTCCTAGGTGAAACACCCAAAAATCTCATTTTCTTTCCTTAAAAAACCGCATTAAAACCAAGTATATTGTGTCCTGGTGTGAGCGCCCTCCGGTGGTGGCTATTGGTAGCCCAGCGCAGAAGCTGTGGTGAGTCTCTGCCCGTACAGGGCATAGGGTGAGTAGTAATGTCCTGTGGCAGCTGACATGGGCACCGGGGCACCTCCTGAGGGCAGGGGGCTTTTGGAGTAAGGGTGGTAGCGACTGGTGCTGAGTCCCagggggtggtggtgggggcTGCGCAGGGTGAGAGAGCCCGAGGTGGGTCCTGTGGGGGGTATGTGCATGTGGCATGCCATGGCAGCTGCTGCCAGGGAGGAGGAACTGGGGTATCCGGGCAGGAGTTTGTCTGTGGCCCCTGGGAAGGTGGTATGAGTCCTCAGGTGATTCAGGAGCTCCTCGGAGGTGGAGAAGCGCTTGTCGCAGGGGCCAGTGGGGGATACCCAGTTACACACGTGGGGCAGGGGGTCGTTGGGCAGCATGAAGCCATAGGGGTAGAGGGGGTGCCCGGGCAGGGATGGAGGGGAGACCCCATGGAGGGCGTGGCTGGGGTACATCAGGGGGTATCCAGATTTGAGGTCGTGGCCGCAGCTGCTGTTTGCCCCCAGCTGGGAGGCGCAGTGGTAGCTGAGGCAGTAGGGGTCCCTGCAGAGGCTGGCGGTCATCACCGACGGAGGGGAGGCTCCGGTCAGGGGGCTGGAGGCTGCAGACTTGCTGGGGCAACCCAGGCTGCCCAGCTGGGCACCCACCATGGAGCTGCCTTTGGAGTGGTCCAGAGACACCCCGTGTGTCAGGAACTGGTGGTGGTAGCCGGCGTAGGCTCCGGCCAGGGTGCCAGGATAGGAGATGCCCGCTGGGGGCAGGGGGAACACGGTGTGGCCAGGCTTGTAGGGGGACACGGGAGCCACCAGCCCCGAGCCCAGCACCGATCCCGAAGAGCTGGAGGACACCGGGGTCGGGGAGGGGGCAGCGGACAGGCTCTTGCCCCCGACGTCAGACTGAGGAAGGTCCACGCTGTGCCGGCCGTGCGGGGAAGGAGCGCTCTTAGCGCACGGTTCGACCTCCTTCTTATCCAAGGCTTCCCCGGTGGGTTTGGGGTCTACAGACGGGGGAGGGGTGCGTGGGGAGCCTGGGCTGCCGGTCCTGGGGGTAAAGGGAGGGCAGGTGGCACTGGGGACACGAAATCCAGACTTGTCCCCCCCGGAGGACTCCTTCTTGTCGGGGGGCTTGGAGTAAGGCTTGAAGCTGGACTTGTCCTCTGCCCCGATGTCGCTCAGTTTGAGGGGGGCAGATTTGGGCTCCTTCTCCCCGGCGGTGGTGGTCCCAGTGACCGCAGACAGTTTGGAGGGGGTAGGATCCGGCTTCCCAATCTGAGAGCAGGTTTGGGCCAGCAGGGCTAGGGGGCTCTTCTTGGCATCCAgctggggagagagagaaaggcagAAGGGTCAGCACATGtcctctgtgtccccccccccaaaaaaaccccacaatgaCCCCCAATCTAGCTGCCAGGGTTAAACCccacctgaaaaaaaatattgccctTTCCCACAGTGGGGCCAAAGTTCTTAAAACAATTACAATGtatcaaatatttacaaacaaaatgGGGGGAAATAAACTTTATATGATATTGGTAAAACCGGAGTATTTTTACCCAAACTTAACAGAAAATTACCCccaaaaatacccacatttTACCCCCAGAAATCACCTTATTGTACATCCAAGaaagttaaaaatataattttttgtgaACTGCAAAATGGGTGAATTTACGCATTCTCCCGGAGCATTTCGCAATTTGCCCAGAAACACGAATTCTGCCCAAAATGTATATTCAgtaaatatcatttttatttatctctaTATGTGAAGGGTTGTGTTTAAAATTGGCTATTCTCTGAACCAGATTTTTGGTGAATTTTAagttcccccccccctccataatTCAGATATTCTGCCATACCCTGATATGTGGGGGCCACAGGGAGGTCACTAGGGGGTGATATTGGTCCTTAATGCCCCCCCTCAAACTATAACCTTTTTAAAAACCACTTACATTGACTGTAAATGTTTCCACCCCACGCAAAGTGTAATCACATCATTTACACTCGTGTTTTACCCACTATGGATGGTTGGAGAAACATAAAACCCCCACGAAGCTCCTTTTCATTAAATAGGATTTACATTAACCTTTAGTTTCtgcagatttcatttttttttaaattctgcatttttttggtGATTTTACAATTCCTAAATCTCTGGATTTTCACGGCTCCGTTTTTTCCCGATTTATTCtgtcttttaataaaaaatagtttctcTTATtacttttgtaattattttacatttctatcTTCAgcatgtataatttttttcagaGGAAAACATTGAATCTATTTATTAATCTATTTATTAAATTGCTCTTGGATTTTtccttattattaataattattattcgtattattattcttattattattattattaaattattattatctgcacataagttgttttatatttttgagtTTACTACGGGTGGCCATGAGGGTCATTCTTCCTGTAAGGgtatttccatttaaaatgtaataaaaaatatttatttacatatattatatattttttttttaaccaaatcacAGTTTTAAATCgctttaaataaaccaaaaagaaataagtctaattttaaggaaaatattaGGAAAATGACCCGACTGCTTCTGCTCCATGTTCGGGTCTATATAGAAGAGTAtattatctatacatatattataaa comes from Spea bombifrons isolate aSpeBom1 chromosome 11, aSpeBom1.2.pri, whole genome shotgun sequence and encodes:
- the ZNF503 gene encoding zinc finger protein 503 codes for the protein MISSPLASTSRESPREIRAGNHSVPPSDPHRQAGRLPIKVLKMLTARSGHILHPEYLQPLPSTPVSPIELDAKKSPLALLAQTCSQIGKPDPTPSKLSAVTGTTTAGEKEPKSAPLKLSDIGAEDKSSFKPYSKPPDKKESSGGDKSGFRVPSATCPPFTPRTGSPGSPRTPPPSVDPKPTGEALDKKEVEPCAKSAPSPHGRHSVDLPQSDVGGKSLSAAPSPTPVSSSSSGSVLGSGLVAPVSPYKPGHTVFPLPPAGISYPGTLAGAYAGYHHQFLTHGVSLDHSKGSSMVGAQLGSLGCPSKSAASSPLTGASPPSVMTASLCRDPYCLSYHCASQLGANSSCGHDLKSGYPLMYPSHALHGVSPPSLPGHPLYPYGFMLPNDPLPHVCNWVSPTGPCDKRFSTSEELLNHLRTHTTFPGATDKLLPGYPSSSSLAAAAMACHMHIPPTGPTSGSLTLRSPHHHPLGLSTSRYHPYSKSPLPSGGAPVPMSAATGHYYSPYALYGQRLTTASALGYQ